One window of the Haloarcula halobia genome contains the following:
- the cyaB gene encoding class IV adenylate cyclase — protein MYEVEVKVPADLERVGRALADLGAEQAGAVVQVDTYYDAPHRDFAETDEALRTRAETRDGETTAKLTYKGPLVDDESKTREEFETVVADATATANIFERMGFAPAATVHKDRQFYRYDGYTVTLDDVEDAGEFVEVEAETDEDGVERAREGAYEVLRALGLNPNDQVRTSYLGMLLDDADE, from the coding sequence ATGTACGAAGTCGAAGTGAAGGTGCCCGCGGACCTGGAGCGAGTCGGGCGCGCCCTCGCCGACCTCGGGGCCGAGCAGGCGGGTGCGGTCGTGCAGGTGGACACGTATTACGACGCGCCCCACCGGGACTTCGCCGAGACCGACGAGGCGTTGCGAACACGTGCGGAGACCCGTGACGGCGAGACGACGGCGAAACTCACCTACAAGGGGCCGCTCGTCGACGACGAGTCCAAGACCCGCGAGGAGTTCGAGACCGTCGTCGCAGATGCGACCGCGACCGCGAACATCTTCGAGCGGATGGGCTTTGCCCCGGCAGCGACCGTCCACAAGGACCGGCAGTTCTACCGGTACGACGGCTACACCGTGACGCTCGACGACGTCGAGGACGCCGGGGAGTTCGTCGAAGTCGAGGCCGAGACCGACGAAGACGGCGTCGAGCGCGCCCGCGAGGGCGCCTACGAGGTCTTGCGCGCACTCGGCCTGAACCCGAACGACCAGGTCCGCACCTCCTACCTCGGGATGCTGCTCGATGATGCAGACGAGTAA
- a CDS encoding RAD55 family ATPase has protein sequence MVNRLRTGIEVLDRKLDGGIPAGSIVALTADPASQAELFLYELTATRGTLWLSLDRTAESVVASIEQTPANTGDPTVRHISGEAPLDNAGKLVSALPETSNLIVDPLDVLEAQEPPSRFRAFMNDLQNHIVNTGSLAILHCLDGRSIPPLRDTTEHFADVIFQLDTRVRGDEVENRLAIPKFRGGRAPKDVIKLDLDEEVSIDTSRDIA, from the coding sequence ATGGTGAACCGGCTGCGAACGGGCATCGAGGTTCTGGACCGGAAGCTCGACGGCGGTATCCCAGCCGGCAGTATCGTCGCCCTGACGGCCGATCCGGCCAGCCAGGCCGAACTCTTCCTGTACGAACTGACGGCCACGCGCGGGACGCTGTGGCTATCGCTCGACCGCACGGCCGAGTCGGTGGTCGCGAGCATCGAGCAGACGCCGGCCAACACCGGCGACCCGACGGTGCGACACATCTCCGGGGAGGCGCCCCTGGACAACGCCGGGAAGCTCGTCTCGGCGCTCCCGGAGACGTCCAACCTCATCGTGGACCCCCTGGACGTCCTGGAGGCCCAGGAGCCCCCGTCCCGGTTTCGCGCGTTCATGAACGACCTCCAGAACCACATCGTCAACACGGGCAGTCTGGCCATCCTCCATTGCCTGGACGGCCGGAGCATCCCGCCGCTCCGGGACACGACGGAGCACTTCGCCGACGTCATCTTCCAGCTGGACACCCGCGTCCGCGGCGACGAGGTGGAGAACCGCCTCGCCATCCCGAAGTTCCGCGGCGGGCGCGCCCCGAAGGACGTCATCAAGCTGGACCTCGACGAGGAGGTCAGCATCGACACGTCGCGCGACATCGCCTGA
- a CDS encoding tRNA sulfurtransferase has protein sequence MHPSDADVVLVRHGDIGVKSEQVRQKMETRLAANLRATLEDRGVDGDVRQRRNRLFVHTTEPEGATAAAADTFGVSSASPAATVDPTLEAISAALAGAARDHYDGGAFAVRARRAGPDDAHPFSSTDIESEGGAAVWDAIAALGEDPVVDLEDPDLELFVECRETEAFVFLERRDGPGGLPLGSQRPVVALVSGGIDSPVAAWRLMRRGAPVVPVYVDLGDYGGVDHEARALATVETLADYAPTVDLSTHVVDAGDVAADLDVEMGELRMLALRRFMLSAAEAVAEDVGAVGVVTGEAIGQKSSQTSANLAVTDAATTLPVHRPLLTADKPEITQQARELGTFDDATIDAGCDRLAPSLPETDASLAAVRAAEPDDLLERARAAAHDRSVVPIER, from the coding sequence ATGCACCCGTCCGACGCCGACGTGGTCCTCGTCCGGCACGGCGACATCGGCGTCAAGAGCGAACAGGTCCGCCAGAAGATGGAGACCAGACTCGCGGCGAACCTCCGGGCCACGCTCGAGGACCGGGGCGTCGACGGCGACGTCAGACAGCGGCGCAACCGGCTGTTCGTCCACACGACCGAGCCCGAGGGCGCCACCGCGGCCGCGGCCGACACGTTCGGCGTCTCGTCTGCCTCGCCGGCCGCGACCGTCGACCCGACACTCGAGGCTATCTCCGCGGCGCTGGCGGGGGCGGCGCGCGACCACTACGACGGCGGGGCGTTCGCGGTGCGGGCCAGACGGGCGGGGCCCGACGACGCCCACCCGTTCTCGAGTACCGACATCGAGTCCGAGGGCGGCGCGGCGGTCTGGGACGCGATAGCGGCGCTGGGCGAGGACCCGGTCGTGGACCTCGAGGACCCGGACCTCGAACTCTTCGTCGAGTGCCGGGAGACGGAGGCGTTCGTCTTCCTCGAACGTCGCGACGGGCCGGGCGGGCTCCCGCTGGGGAGCCAGCGCCCCGTCGTCGCGCTGGTCAGTGGCGGCATCGACTCGCCGGTTGCCGCGTGGCGCCTCATGCGCCGTGGTGCCCCGGTCGTCCCGGTCTACGTCGACCTCGGCGACTACGGCGGGGTCGACCACGAGGCCCGCGCGCTGGCGACCGTCGAGACGCTGGCCGACTACGCGCCGACGGTGGACCTCTCGACGCACGTCGTCGACGCGGGCGACGTCGCCGCCGACCTCGACGTCGAGATGGGCGAGTTGCGGATGCTCGCGCTGCGGCGGTTCATGCTCTCGGCTGCCGAGGCCGTCGCCGAGGACGTCGGTGCCGTCGGCGTCGTCACGGGCGAGGCCATCGGGCAGAAGTCCAGTCAGACCAGCGCGAACCTCGCCGTCACCGACGCGGCGACGACGCTTCCCGTCCACCGGCCGCTGCTGACCGCCGACAAGCCCGAGATCACCCAGCAGGCCCGCGAACTCGGGACGTTCGACGACGCGACCATCGACGCCGGGTGTGACCGCCTCGCGCCGTCGCTCCCGGAGACCGACGCCTCGCTCGCGGCGGTCCGCGCTGCCGAACCCGACGACCTCCTCGAACGCGCCAGGGCGGCGGCCCACGACCGGTCGGTCGTCCCCATCGAAAGGTAA
- a CDS encoding DUF4350 domain-containing protein has product MVDTGVVTRVGFFVGVLVLAVVAGSVASGGSAGTAPAVNQIETPSFDANESAATAPAQTGELTMAANASGEVILIDAGHGAEIDREALAPIVTTLTENGATVKYHVGERQGGRSLNASLREADAFLVLGAESRYTEAQLAGLDAFTDAGGRVLVMNEPAQASYGGLVRFGMPRGRSSVTSPLAPVLSQHGLAYDNGYLYNMDEYALNYRSVYATPTGSSPLTEGVDRTVLYTSTPITGSDTLLTTTDGTTLSQTRRQGTYGVLARSGNVVAVGDSSIATQEFLYRADNEQLVGNLLDFLVSGEKSPADAPQKPEPSSETGPTPGPEQTRP; this is encoded by the coding sequence ATGGTCGATACTGGCGTCGTCACGCGTGTCGGCTTCTTTGTCGGCGTGCTCGTCCTGGCTGTTGTGGCGGGTTCAGTCGCATCCGGTGGATCTGCTGGGACTGCACCGGCCGTCAACCAGATCGAAACACCGTCGTTCGACGCGAACGAATCGGCCGCGACGGCTCCTGCACAGACCGGCGAACTGACGATGGCTGCGAACGCCTCCGGTGAGGTGATCCTCATCGATGCGGGCCACGGTGCGGAGATCGACCGGGAAGCACTCGCCCCGATCGTGACGACACTCACCGAGAACGGTGCGACGGTGAAGTACCACGTCGGGGAACGACAAGGTGGCCGGTCGCTCAACGCCTCGTTACGTGAGGCGGACGCGTTCCTCGTACTCGGTGCGGAAAGCCGGTACACCGAGGCCCAGCTTGCTGGCTTGGACGCGTTCACCGACGCCGGTGGGCGTGTCCTGGTGATGAACGAACCCGCCCAGGCGAGTTACGGTGGGTTGGTGCGGTTTGGCATGCCACGTGGTCGGAGCAGCGTGACGAGTCCGCTCGCACCCGTTCTGTCCCAACACGGGCTTGCCTACGACAACGGCTACCTGTACAACATGGACGAGTACGCGCTGAATTATCGGAGTGTCTACGCGACCCCGACTGGCAGTTCGCCGCTCACTGAGGGCGTCGACCGGACGGTGCTGTACACGTCGACTCCCATTACTGGGTCCGACACGCTCCTGACGACGACCGACGGGACGACCCTCTCTCAGACCCGACGACAGGGCACGTATGGTGTCCTGGCACGGTCTGGGAACGTTGTCGCCGTTGGTGACAGCAGTATCGCCACACAGGAATTCCTCTACCGTGCCGATAACGAACAGCTAGTCGGGAATCTGCTGGACTTCCTCGTCTCCGGCGAGAAGTCGCCAGCTGACGCCCCACAAAAACCGGAACCGTCATCGGAAACTGGCCCGACGCCAGGCCCCGAGCAGACTCGGCCCTGA
- the pyrB gene encoding aspartate carbamoyltransferase, which translates to MRHDHIISATQLTRADIEAVLDHAADIAEDPGAYGDRHSDTLLGLLFFEPSTRTKMSFTTAMKRLGGDIVDMGSVESSSVKKGESLADTVRVVEGYADALVLRHPMEGSAKMASEFVDVPLVNAGDGAGQHPTQTLLDLYTIRENAGFDDLTIGIMGDLKYGRTVHSLAHALTTVDARQHFISPESLQLPRSVRVDLHDEGAEVREHTGLDEVLPKLDVLYVTRIQRERFPDESEYRAVAGEYQIDAETLEAASDDLTVMHPLPRVDEISHDVDGTNYAQYFQQAHNGVPVRMALLDLMLGGER; encoded by the coding sequence ATGCGGCACGACCATATCATCAGCGCGACACAACTCACACGGGCCGACATCGAGGCGGTGCTCGACCACGCGGCCGACATCGCCGAGGACCCGGGTGCGTACGGCGACCGGCACTCGGACACGCTGCTGGGGCTGCTCTTCTTCGAGCCCAGCACCCGCACGAAGATGAGTTTCACGACGGCGATGAAACGTCTGGGGGGCGACATCGTCGACATGGGGTCGGTCGAGTCCTCGAGCGTCAAGAAAGGCGAGTCGCTGGCCGACACCGTGCGCGTCGTCGAGGGCTACGCCGACGCGCTCGTCCTGCGCCACCCGATGGAGGGGTCGGCGAAGATGGCCAGCGAGTTCGTCGACGTCCCGCTCGTGAACGCGGGTGACGGAGCGGGCCAGCACCCGACCCAGACCCTGCTCGACCTCTATACCATCCGCGAGAACGCCGGCTTCGACGACCTGACCATCGGCATCATGGGCGACCTGAAGTACGGGCGGACCGTCCACTCGCTGGCGCACGCCCTGACCACCGTCGACGCGCGCCAGCACTTCATCAGCCCCGAGTCGCTCCAGCTGCCGCGGTCGGTCCGCGTCGACCTCCACGACGAGGGGGCCGAGGTCCGTGAACACACCGGCCTAGACGAGGTGCTGCCGAAACTGGACGTACTGTATGTCACGCGCATCCAGCGCGAGCGCTTCCCCGACGAGAGCGAGTACCGAGCCGTCGCCGGCGAATACCAGATCGACGCCGAGACCCTCGAGGCGGCGTCCGACGACCTCACCGTGATGCACCCCCTCCCGCGCGTCGACGAGATATCCCACGACGTCGACGGGACGAATTACGCACAGTACTTCCAGCAGGCGCACAACGGCGTCCCGGTCCGGATGGCGCTGCTCGACCTGATGCTCGGAGGCGAAAGATGA
- a CDS encoding FKBP-type peptidyl-prolyl cis-trans isomerase, protein MSNESEADAEAVEEEADTADEQTATGLQEGDVVKLAYTARTVAGGQLVDTTDESVAEEDDIDTEQQDWGPRTIVLGEGHIFPDVEEDILGKEVGDEGSVTVAAADAFGEYDEEEVRTVSKDKIPEDERYPGGHVDIDGEHGHVETIIGGRARVDFNHPLAGEDVEYDYEVVAEVTDREEKAQGILDLMLDMKLDVWFDTDTVEEEQLVESEDEGDEESEASGEASDEGGEAAEASEPEYETVEVEKETLYIEATPQLTMNQQWMMGKQQIAQQLTQLLDVDRIIVQEELGGMGMGMPGMMGGMGGGGGMGDIEDALEDADVDAEEIMDEIDDVEE, encoded by the coding sequence ATGAGCAACGAGTCCGAGGCCGACGCGGAAGCGGTCGAGGAAGAAGCAGACACGGCGGACGAACAGACAGCGACCGGGCTTCAGGAGGGCGACGTCGTCAAGCTCGCCTACACCGCCCGCACCGTCGCCGGCGGCCAGCTGGTCGACACGACCGACGAGTCGGTCGCGGAGGAGGACGACATCGACACGGAGCAGCAGGACTGGGGGCCCCGAACCATCGTCCTGGGAGAGGGTCACATCTTCCCGGACGTCGAGGAGGACATCCTGGGCAAGGAGGTCGGCGACGAGGGCTCGGTCACCGTCGCGGCCGCCGACGCCTTCGGTGAGTACGACGAAGAGGAGGTGCGCACCGTCTCGAAGGACAAGATTCCGGAAGACGAGCGCTACCCCGGCGGCCACGTCGACATCGACGGCGAGCACGGCCACGTCGAGACCATCATCGGCGGGCGCGCACGCGTCGACTTCAACCACCCGCTGGCCGGCGAGGACGTCGAGTACGACTACGAGGTCGTCGCCGAGGTCACCGACCGCGAGGAGAAAGCCCAGGGCATCCTCGACCTCATGCTCGATATGAAACTCGACGTCTGGTTCGATACCGACACCGTCGAGGAAGAGCAGCTCGTCGAGAGTGAGGACGAGGGCGACGAGGAGAGCGAGGCTTCGGGAGAAGCCTCGGACGAGGGCGGCGAAGCCGCCGAAGCGAGCGAACCCGAGTACGAGACCGTCGAGGTCGAGAAGGAGACGCTCTACATCGAGGCCACGCCGCAGCTGACGATGAACCAGCAGTGGATGATGGGCAAACAGCAGATCGCCCAGCAGCTCACCCAGCTGCTCGACGTCGACCGCATCATCGTCCAGGAAGAACTGGGCGGGATGGGCATGGGCATGCCCGGCATGATGGGCGGCATGGGCGGCGGTGGCGGCATGGGCGACATCGAGGACGCCCTCGAGGACGCCGACGTCGACGCCGAGGAGATCATGGACGAGATCGACGACGTCGAGGAGTAA
- a CDS encoding HalOD1 output domain-containing protein: protein MDKTGQLSVYRGCVPVVDAEYDSKSGRPPVETIIKALADAADVEPVDLPPIYEYVDPEALDALFERRGGGTDNDTILSFQVDSWNVFVHSDGRIRICDAKQRTDPAPVFEPTNA from the coding sequence ATGGACAAAACGGGGCAACTGTCCGTCTATCGAGGGTGCGTACCGGTTGTTGATGCCGAGTACGATAGCAAAAGTGGTCGGCCTCCGGTAGAGACAATCATCAAGGCTCTGGCGGATGCGGCTGATGTCGAGCCAGTGGACCTCCCGCCGATATATGAGTACGTTGATCCGGAGGCACTCGATGCCCTGTTCGAGAGACGTGGCGGAGGCACGGACAACGACACTATCCTCAGCTTTCAGGTAGACTCCTGGAACGTTTTCGTCCACTCCGATGGCCGTATCCGGATCTGTGACGCGAAACAGCGGACCGATCCAGCACCAGTCTTCGAACCGACCAACGCCTAA
- a CDS encoding S49 family peptidase: protein MVNPIDSRVATVLQSYTVLAVVAILVGAALVPFATGVVAEDEQYVAVVNIDETISESSAQDTIQQLRDVRSNDSVKAVVLRISSPGGSAAASESMYMAVKRLADEKPVYTSVGQYAASGAYYTAVPSDKIYATPGSIVGHVGVIGTAPRGGLSPAATTGPDKAHRGMTRDEYYASLESMKRAFVGAVMTERGDRLNVSRETVAEASAYNGLRAVQTGYADEVGGLEAAIDGAATEAGLSEYRVVYHDPAQPRGLVFAASSARPANGSASSDQAPYAHRGVDSVHFLMIYGTPEEQRVVSNTTAEGGA, encoded by the coding sequence ATGGTTAATCCAATCGATAGTAGAGTTGCAACTGTCCTCCAGTCGTATACGGTCCTCGCGGTCGTTGCGATTCTGGTCGGTGCGGCACTCGTCCCGTTTGCGACGGGTGTCGTAGCCGAGGACGAACAGTACGTCGCTGTGGTGAACATCGACGAGACGATCAGTGAATCAAGCGCGCAGGATACGATCCAGCAACTCCGTGATGTTCGGAGTAACGACTCTGTCAAGGCCGTCGTGCTTCGGATCTCGAGTCCGGGCGGGAGCGCCGCTGCCAGTGAATCGATGTACATGGCAGTCAAGCGCCTCGCGGACGAGAAACCGGTCTACACCAGTGTCGGACAGTACGCTGCCTCTGGCGCGTACTACACTGCCGTGCCGAGTGACAAGATCTACGCGACGCCAGGCAGCATCGTCGGACACGTGGGTGTTATCGGGACGGCACCACGTGGGGGTCTGAGTCCGGCGGCGACAACCGGTCCTGACAAGGCTCATCGTGGTATGACCAGAGACGAGTATTACGCCAGTCTGGAATCGATGAAGCGAGCCTTCGTCGGTGCGGTCATGACCGAGCGTGGCGACCGCCTGAACGTGTCCCGGGAGACCGTCGCCGAGGCGTCTGCGTACAACGGTCTCAGGGCCGTCCAGACCGGCTATGCGGACGAGGTCGGCGGCTTGGAAGCTGCGATTGACGGCGCGGCGACCGAGGCTGGCCTCAGCGAGTATCGGGTCGTCTACCACGACCCGGCACAGCCACGCGGGCTCGTTTTCGCTGCCTCGAGCGCACGACCAGCGAACGGGAGTGCCAGCAGCGACCAGGCCCCGTACGCACACCGTGGCGTCGATTCAGTCCACTTTCTCATGATCTACGGAACCCCCGAAGAGCAACGTGTCGTGTCGAATACCACCGCCGAGGGGGGTGCCTGA
- a CDS encoding MinD/ParA family ATP-binding protein, with protein MLAIAGGKGGCGKTTTALGIARAMARAGRRPVVVDTDLDMPDLHRRAGVSRAPGVAAAADRDAPLATARASPRVAGVDVLPGAGASAAALASVLDALDASVRPVLLDCPAGAGPDGATPLRAADRCVLVSTPTRQSLLDAVKTAAMARQLDAPPALTAVSRSDGAVDPAPLLGSQPAVHVPDVSLPPLEAEEPAAQYRSMAKTLYSRNA; from the coding sequence ATGCTCGCGATCGCAGGCGGGAAGGGGGGCTGTGGGAAGACGACGACGGCGCTGGGAATCGCACGCGCCATGGCGAGGGCCGGGCGACGCCCCGTGGTCGTCGACACCGACCTGGACATGCCCGACCTCCACCGGCGGGCCGGCGTCTCGCGGGCGCCCGGTGTCGCCGCCGCCGCGGACCGGGATGCACCGCTGGCCACCGCGCGGGCGTCGCCCCGGGTCGCCGGCGTCGACGTGTTGCCCGGTGCCGGGGCGTCCGCGGCCGCCCTGGCGTCGGTGCTAGACGCCCTCGATGCGAGTGTCCGCCCGGTCCTGCTCGACTGCCCCGCGGGGGCCGGTCCGGACGGCGCGACGCCGCTGCGCGCCGCGGACCGGTGCGTGCTGGTCTCGACGCCGACGCGACAGAGCCTGCTGGACGCGGTCAAGACGGCGGCGATGGCCCGCCAGCTCGACGCGCCGCCGGCGCTCACCGCGGTCTCGCGGAGCGACGGTGCCGTCGACCCGGCGCCGCTCCTGGGGTCCCAGCCCGCGGTCCACGTCCCCGACGTATCACTACCTCCACTCGAAGCGGAGGAACCGGCCGCACAGTACCGTTCGATGGCGAAAACCCTGTATAGCCGGAATGCTTAA
- a CDS encoding threonine ammonia-lyase: MDGRYTPVESPDETTVFPYHDLTPPSTADVAAARKVVRRHLPETPLVRSEALSAELDADVYLKRDDTLPTGAFKVRGGVNLVATLDDEFRERGLLAASTGNHGQSIAWAGREFDVPVTIGVPADANPEKVAAMEQFGAEVIQHGPDYDAAREHIEHLAAERQARYVHSGNEPKLVAGVGTAGLEVVDDLPSVDRVFCPVGGGSAAAGYCLTVGALTDAAVVGVQAAAAPAVHDAWRDGTLDPHERVETMAEGVATRVPFALTLGVLRERLDDFRLVSESAIREGVRDLFVDEHIVIEGACATSVAAARQAGDELAGETVVIPVSGRNIAAEKLAALVDPD; encoded by the coding sequence ATGGACGGCCGGTACACCCCTGTCGAATCGCCGGACGAGACGACAGTGTTCCCCTATCACGACCTGACGCCGCCGTCGACGGCCGACGTGGCCGCCGCACGGAAGGTCGTCCGCCGACACCTCCCCGAGACGCCGCTGGTCCGCTCCGAGGCCCTCTCTGCCGAGCTCGACGCCGATGTGTACCTCAAGCGCGACGACACGCTCCCCACGGGCGCGTTCAAGGTCCGGGGCGGCGTCAACCTGGTCGCGACACTCGACGACGAGTTCCGCGAGCGGGGCCTGCTCGCGGCGAGTACGGGCAACCACGGGCAGTCTATCGCCTGGGCCGGCCGCGAGTTCGACGTGCCGGTGACCATCGGGGTCCCGGCCGACGCGAACCCCGAGAAGGTCGCCGCCATGGAGCAGTTCGGCGCCGAGGTCATCCAGCACGGCCCCGACTACGACGCCGCGCGCGAACACATCGAACACCTGGCCGCCGAGCGACAGGCCCGGTACGTCCACTCGGGGAACGAACCGAAGCTGGTCGCCGGCGTCGGCACCGCCGGCCTGGAGGTCGTCGACGACCTCCCGTCGGTCGACCGGGTGTTCTGCCCCGTCGGCGGCGGCTCTGCGGCCGCCGGGTACTGCCTCACCGTCGGCGCGCTGACGGACGCGGCGGTGGTCGGCGTCCAGGCCGCGGCGGCGCCGGCCGTCCACGACGCCTGGCGCGACGGCACCCTCGACCCCCACGAACGCGTCGAGACGATGGCCGAGGGCGTCGCGACCCGGGTCCCCTTTGCGCTCACGCTCGGGGTGCTCCGCGAGCGGCTGGACGACTTCCGCCTGGTCTCCGAGTCGGCCATCCGCGAGGGCGTGCGCGACCTCTTCGTCGACGAGCACATCGTCATCGAGGGCGCCTGTGCGACGAGCGTCGCGGCCGCCAGACAGGCCGGCGACGAGCTCGCCGGGGAGACGGTCGTCATCCCCGTCTCCGGGCGGAACATCGCCGCCGAGAAACTCGCCGCGCTCGTGGACCCGGACTGA
- the pyrI gene encoding aspartate carbamoyltransferase regulatory subunit encodes MTDDDRKLRVSKIRNGTVIDHITGGQSLNVLAILGIDGTSGDSVSVAMNMPSERLGRKDIVKVEGRELSQEEVDVLSLIAPAASINIVRNYEVVEKHRVERPDVVVGVLECPNHNCITTENEPVESRFAVTDDGVRCEYCNTIIRDDLPAHILAE; translated from the coding sequence ATGACAGACGACGACCGCAAACTACGCGTCTCGAAGATCCGCAACGGCACCGTCATCGACCACATCACCGGCGGCCAGTCGCTGAACGTCCTGGCCATCCTCGGCATCGACGGCACCAGCGGCGACTCCGTCTCCGTCGCGATGAACATGCCCTCCGAGCGCCTCGGGCGCAAGGACATCGTGAAAGTCGAGGGCCGCGAGCTCTCACAGGAGGAGGTGGACGTCCTCTCGCTCATCGCGCCCGCCGCATCCATCAACATCGTCCGAAACTACGAGGTCGTCGAGAAACACCGCGTCGAGCGCCCGGACGTCGTGGTCGGCGTCCTCGAGTGTCCCAACCACAACTGCATCACCACGGAAAACGAACCCGTCGAGTCCCGCTTTGCCGTCACCGACGACGGCGTGCGCTGTGAGTACTGCAACACCATCATCCGCGACGACCTGCCCGCTCACATCCTCGCGGAGTAG
- a CDS encoding methionine adenosyltransferase yields the protein MTDRNIHVQPEHGLAVEDQDVEIVERKGIGHPDSICDGVAETVARALAQGYIERFGKVLHFNTDETQLVAGTAAPAYGGGEVLEPIYLLIVGRATKTYDGQRFPAERIALEAARGYLDETFPHLDAESDIIVDVQLGEGSGDLQTVFGEEGAVPMANDTSYGVGHAPLSETEQIVYNTERRLTGEYAADNPVVGQDVKVMGKREGDHVDVTVAVAMIDEHVPDLEAYKDAVEDVREYVRTLATEYTDREVTVHVNTADDYEEQSIYLTVTGTSAEQGDDGSVGRGNRANGLITPNRPMSMEATSGKNPINHIGKIYNLLSTEIAHSVVEEVDGIRQLQLRLLSQIGSPIDQPHVADAMLVTEDGVEIGDIEAEVRAAVDEELAAVTDVTEQVIEGDVSTF from the coding sequence ATGACCGATCGGAACATCCACGTCCAGCCCGAACACGGGCTGGCAGTCGAAGACCAGGACGTCGAGATCGTCGAGCGGAAGGGAATCGGTCACCCCGACTCTATCTGCGACGGCGTCGCCGAGACCGTCGCACGGGCGCTCGCACAGGGCTACATCGAGCGCTTCGGGAAGGTCCTCCACTTCAACACCGACGAGACCCAGCTGGTCGCCGGAACGGCCGCACCCGCCTACGGCGGCGGCGAGGTGCTCGAACCCATCTACCTCCTCATCGTCGGTCGCGCGACCAAGACCTACGATGGACAGCGTTTCCCGGCCGAACGCATCGCACTCGAGGCCGCTCGCGGCTACCTCGACGAGACGTTCCCCCACCTGGACGCCGAGAGCGACATCATCGTCGACGTCCAGCTGGGCGAGGGCTCGGGCGACCTCCAGACGGTCTTCGGCGAGGAGGGTGCCGTCCCGATGGCCAACGACACGAGTTACGGCGTGGGCCACGCGCCGCTCTCGGAGACAGAACAGATCGTCTACAACACCGAACGGCGGCTGACCGGCGAGTACGCGGCCGACAACCCGGTCGTCGGTCAGGACGTGAAGGTGATGGGCAAGCGGGAGGGCGACCACGTCGACGTCACCGTCGCCGTCGCGATGATAGACGAGCACGTCCCCGACCTGGAGGCCTACAAGGACGCGGTCGAGGACGTCCGCGAGTACGTCCGGACGCTGGCGACGGAGTACACCGACCGCGAGGTGACCGTCCACGTCAACACCGCCGACGACTACGAGGAGCAGTCCATCTACCTCACCGTGACCGGCACCAGCGCCGAACAGGGCGACGACGGCTCTGTCGGGCGGGGCAACCGCGCCAACGGCCTCATCACGCCGAACCGACCGATGAGCATGGAGGCCACCTCAGGGAAGAATCCCATCAACCACATCGGGAAGATATACAACCTCCTCTCGACGGAGATCGCTCACTCGGTCGTCGAGGAGGTCGACGGCATCCGCCAGCTCCAGCTGCGCCTGCTCTCCCAGATCGGCTCGCCAATCGACCAGCCACACGTCGCCGACGCGATGCTCGTCACCGAGGACGGGGTCGAAATCGGCGACATCGAGGCCGAGGTCCGGGCGGCCGTAGACGAGGAACTGGCGGCCGTCACCGACGTCACCGAACAGGTCATCGAGGGCGACGTCTCGACGTTCTAA